The following are from one region of the Paenibacillus sp. KS-LC4 genome:
- a CDS encoding SDR family NAD(P)-dependent oxidoreductase yields MSYGMTRTEIKEILFEIFEQTLGLERTELEQTDTLKELGIGSLNAVELLEAINIRFDLSLPTSIVFECAELESLAVYMEKQLHTLVQPAKQAQPTISGPMPTLSPTPAPAPTLATKSATTPLVSDARAKSDEIAIIGLSVRSAGASNQEEFWNLIRDGKKCISEMSDPKQLEYIQEHSSNPFPINYGMMADIDCFDPLFFNISAIEAEKMDVTQRILLEEAYKSLEDAGYTPTQLRGQPVGTFIGTAGSSALAQDFSHYSMLGYDISILAARMAYYLDLKGPALAVNTACSSSMVAVDLACQQLKSGEINLAIAGGITVYSHPGSFISMHNAGMLSPSGECRPFDDGANGIVVGDGVGVLILKRLRDAERDNDHIYGLIRGSGTNQDGQTSGITAPSFLAQSQLQETIYRKYEIDVEDIQYIEAHGTGTKLGDPIEIHALNNTFRKFTTQKGFCGIGSLKANIGHTTAAAGVLGIIKVLMSMKHGEMPPSIQYAQGNKHIDFANSPVYVNTARREWTPNRKGKRLAAVNSFGYSGTNAHVVIEDYPHASRAVSPAINEAMPGLFVLSAHSAESLQANADAALRYLRSHQDVSLSDFLYTYQVARESMSQRLAIVVKDRGQLIGQLERYLAGSGKSGEVFVGTVSKNGSVNGINLADTEEGQAFLLSLLHNCKLTTVAELWVNGNRIDWEGLYPAGAVKRLTGLPTYSFAKERYPLPAYESVQIGFGRKGKSAVNALHPLLHRNTSNLNEMRYSTFLSGEETFLRDQLVPEFVQLEMARAAVEQASCAENEGCTRLRLQKIVWGSPLTVGADGLQVHIALYMAANGEIPFEIYNDEEELYASGSAVLIEDEAPLLDAFTLRERGARVTLPMVPSEFLLHPHLLDGVLQGSLPVTLQEVVIYAPCPASMWVVADEGNFTFCDEQGIICLQISGMLTQNNRPQAVITSTEPFVLMTFEEIWQEQLSNSHAPSSLNTLLCFLSNVEAQRVVMEAVRALSPQTQVLFCAQGTSCQQALRSVQEQQGEVDALLYLWPLEDASLVEDMKPILDIVQALATTKLKAKRLLLVGQHRNATERAFLESWIGFERSLGLVLPDTRAAVVIQEAEAVSLQENMHLLLNELRASKIESVLYQNGKRHVCKVQPTRIQAGSSTLLKSGGTYLITGGLGGLGYLFAEHLAGKHPVNLILTGRSALDAAKQAKIEALEKRDSHVFYLQADVCDRTRMEEGLAEARSRFGRIHGVLHAAGLVGAESILDKDDRRFQQVLDPKVRGTLLLDELLQGEPELDFTCYFSSSSAIIGDFGSCDYSISNRFQMSYGELRKGTTFVINWPLWKAGGMHFEKKENTEAYFKTSGQRFLEVEEGLAIFDRIVSQNRTQHLVMVGQPSRIEHMLGLAKSAVPTPVPVHSGSSTSSGKGRRPEMKGLTLEQCVEWDLKEQISSVLKIPPTKLNVDEILADFGFDSISLAEFAGFLSQRYSIAVTPALFFDHSTIRAITQFYAATHGEALRDFYQEQVESAVAIAAAPVTPIVSSLSKRPSRNKIDKARFAAGAAVCSGQEPIAIVGISGKFPQASNVQELWKNIRDGKEAITVVPSERWDWREEKGTGKWGGFVPDVDRFDPLFFKISPKEAEYIDPKQRMFLQEAWHALEDAGYMGECIRGAACGVYVGVEEGEYGFLAGEDSPLNSNQNATLAARISYALNLKGPNMAITAACSSGLVAIHQACQALRQGECDMALAGGVSLLISPVIHNGMGKLDMLSPDGTCFVFDGRANGLVPSEAVAVVVLKPLSKALEDGDQIYGCIKGSAVNYDGQTNGITAPSPASQAELLHQVYKRFGINPADIQYVLSHSVGSRLGDPLEVQALINAFRRHTDQSQYCALGSIKPLIGHTFAASGVVSLISMLMAMKEKIIPALHNYESSNDYINLTDTPFVIYTKNRSWTTADERPRLGAVSTTGISGTNAHLVVEEYIPAKPEGVDHEPTDAPQIIVLSAKNRERLADVAAQLLAFLEADDSLKLHDIAHTLQVGRDEMEARLAMVAQSCDEMMQGLRGYLKKGDAPIALYLGDLNESHSELHDILAVINGESVLRALLAEGNLGKLALFWAKGGKIPWEALQGRASARRISLPTYPFERRRCWLTAPAIARRALTTQSLPAVAAASASGAVPGSEEQAPAIAEDLRERVIGIISELVGLTPAELKVDKPLDHYGFDSILFMQLLQQIQTQIDPSFSFVKLSECKSMEDLMRELVPNGVTKAQPKAEIVSQTIATTQAPLAAPPAHKPVQTSLSQFPELVLLNQATEGCPIFWMHGTAGGVGIYSMIAKVSSRPFYGIKARGWMSNRAPIRGIYAMSAYYVHIIQSVQPEGPYDLGGYSLGGLLAYEVARQLQELGQKVNSIVFLDTLYSDKIYTKTILPEAMFNRKTAILQSVNMSLLTEIQHEPEKIPTTLIHRDDLDPTLSDEEYSQQLLTLARERGYKRTDDYLFTMIQSSSDVQEAIDRSGFTILPMTNPQEVSAYFFRNKSGTFLGALEPYFKVKTSPVFDQGDYWSEFERQIEDFHLYDIDSSNHMMLLSEPKAAASILAFCQELYSASGPDATFLVSFAHEHRSCVGTTS; encoded by the coding sequence ATGAGTTACGGGATGACCAGAACGGAGATCAAAGAGATCCTATTCGAGATATTCGAACAGACCTTGGGTTTGGAACGTACCGAACTGGAGCAAACGGATACATTAAAGGAACTGGGGATCGGATCACTCAATGCCGTTGAACTGCTCGAAGCAATCAACATCCGGTTCGACCTCAGCCTGCCGACCAGCATCGTATTTGAATGTGCAGAACTTGAGTCACTGGCGGTTTACATGGAAAAGCAGCTCCATACCCTCGTACAACCTGCAAAACAAGCACAGCCGACGATATCGGGACCAATGCCGACGCTATCACCGACACCAGCACCAGCACCTACACTAGCAACGAAATCAGCAACTACTCCGCTAGTTAGCGATGCACGGGCCAAGTCTGATGAGATCGCCATCATTGGTCTGTCCGTTCGAAGTGCAGGGGCGAGCAATCAAGAAGAATTCTGGAACCTGATTCGCGACGGAAAAAAATGCATTAGCGAAATGAGCGATCCGAAGCAGCTGGAGTACATCCAAGAGCATTCGTCCAATCCGTTTCCGATCAACTATGGCATGATGGCCGACATCGACTGCTTTGACCCGCTCTTTTTTAACATCTCGGCCATCGAAGCTGAGAAGATGGATGTCACCCAGCGTATTTTGCTGGAAGAAGCGTACAAATCTTTAGAAGATGCCGGCTATACTCCGACGCAGCTGCGCGGGCAGCCCGTCGGGACCTTTATTGGAACGGCGGGTTCGTCGGCGCTCGCTCAAGATTTTTCCCATTATTCCATGCTCGGATATGACATCAGCATTCTAGCAGCCCGTATGGCGTACTATTTGGATCTGAAAGGGCCGGCGCTGGCGGTGAACACGGCTTGCTCCTCTTCGATGGTGGCGGTCGACCTTGCCTGCCAGCAGTTAAAGAGCGGGGAGATCAATCTCGCCATCGCGGGCGGAATTACGGTCTACAGCCATCCAGGCTCGTTCATCTCCATGCACAACGCCGGGATGCTGTCACCCAGTGGCGAGTGCCGTCCGTTTGATGATGGAGCGAACGGCATCGTCGTCGGCGACGGCGTCGGGGTCTTGATTCTCAAGCGTCTACGCGATGCCGAGCGGGATAACGACCACATTTATGGTCTCATCCGAGGCAGTGGCACCAACCAAGACGGCCAGACCTCCGGCATCACCGCGCCGAGCTTCCTTGCGCAGAGCCAGCTGCAAGAAACGATCTACCGCAAGTATGAGATCGACGTGGAAGACATTCAATACATCGAAGCGCATGGCACAGGCACCAAGCTGGGCGATCCCATTGAGATTCACGCCCTCAACAACACCTTCCGCAAGTTCACGACTCAGAAAGGCTTCTGCGGAATCGGTTCGCTCAAGGCAAACATTGGTCACACGACGGCTGCTGCAGGCGTGCTGGGCATAATTAAAGTCTTAATGAGCATGAAGCATGGAGAGATGCCGCCCTCCATCCAGTATGCACAGGGCAACAAGCATATCGACTTTGCCAACAGCCCGGTCTATGTCAACACAGCTCGTCGCGAGTGGACGCCAAACCGAAAAGGCAAGCGACTGGCTGCCGTCAACTCGTTCGGCTACAGCGGCACGAATGCGCATGTAGTAATCGAGGACTATCCCCATGCGTCGCGTGCGGTTTCACCGGCGATCAACGAAGCGATGCCTGGTCTGTTTGTACTGTCGGCCCACAGTGCAGAATCTCTGCAAGCCAATGCCGATGCCGCACTTCGCTACCTCCGCTCTCACCAGGACGTCTCGCTTTCCGACTTCCTGTATACCTACCAAGTGGCGAGAGAGAGCATGTCACAACGGCTTGCTATCGTTGTCAAAGACCGGGGCCAGTTGATCGGCCAGCTTGAACGCTACCTAGCAGGGTCTGGCAAGTCTGGGGAAGTCTTCGTGGGCACCGTCAGTAAAAACGGCAGCGTCAACGGGATCAATCTGGCCGACACCGAAGAGGGGCAAGCGTTCCTGCTCAGCCTGCTGCACAACTGCAAGCTCACGACGGTAGCAGAACTGTGGGTCAATGGCAATCGGATCGACTGGGAAGGGCTCTACCCGGCGGGGGCGGTCAAGCGACTGACTGGACTGCCGACCTATTCGTTTGCGAAAGAGCGCTACCCGTTGCCTGCGTATGAAAGCGTGCAGATAGGCTTCGGCAGGAAGGGGAAATCTGCCGTCAATGCCTTGCATCCGCTGCTTCATCGCAACACGTCAAACCTGAACGAAATGCGCTACAGCACCTTCTTGTCCGGCGAGGAGACCTTTCTTCGCGATCAGTTGGTGCCGGAATTCGTCCAATTGGAGATGGCGCGAGCAGCTGTGGAACAGGCTTCCTGCGCTGAGAACGAAGGCTGTACCCGCCTTCGTTTGCAAAAAATCGTCTGGGGGTCGCCGCTCACAGTAGGTGCAGACGGGCTGCAGGTGCATATTGCACTGTACATGGCCGCTAATGGCGAGATCCCCTTTGAGATTTACAATGACGAGGAAGAGCTGTACGCATCAGGAAGCGCCGTGCTGATAGAGGACGAAGCGCCGCTCCTCGATGCGTTCACCTTGCGGGAGCGAGGCGCACGCGTCACGCTGCCGATGGTGCCTTCGGAGTTTCTGCTCCATCCGCACTTGCTGGATGGCGTGCTGCAAGGCAGTTTGCCTGTCACCTTGCAAGAAGTCGTAATCTATGCCCCTTGTCCGGCTTCCATGTGGGTTGTGGCAGACGAAGGCAACTTCACGTTTTGCGACGAACAAGGCATTATTTGTTTACAAATCAGCGGTATGTTAACGCAAAATAACCGTCCTCAAGCGGTTATTACATCCACCGAGCCGTTTGTTTTGATGACCTTTGAGGAGATCTGGCAAGAACAACTCAGCAACAGCCACGCACCGTCCAGCTTAAACACGCTGCTCTGCTTCCTCTCGAATGTGGAGGCTCAGCGTGTGGTCATGGAAGCGGTGCGGGCGCTAAGCCCGCAGACGCAGGTTCTTTTCTGCGCGCAGGGAACTTCATGCCAGCAGGCACTTCGCAGCGTTCAAGAACAGCAGGGGGAAGTTGATGCCTTGCTATACCTTTGGCCGCTTGAAGACGCGTCGCTCGTAGAGGACATGAAGCCGATCCTCGACATCGTACAGGCTCTAGCGACGACGAAGCTTAAAGCCAAGAGGCTGCTGCTCGTCGGTCAGCACCGAAATGCGACCGAGCGTGCGTTCCTTGAATCATGGATCGGTTTTGAGCGCTCCTTGGGCTTGGTGCTTCCAGATACCCGAGCGGCTGTCGTGATACAAGAAGCGGAGGCCGTTTCTTTGCAGGAGAACATGCATCTTCTTCTAAACGAGCTCCGTGCTTCCAAAATCGAAAGCGTCCTCTACCAAAACGGCAAGCGTCACGTTTGCAAGGTGCAGCCGACCCGCATTCAAGCAGGCTCATCCACCTTGCTAAAATCGGGCGGCACTTACCTGATCACCGGCGGTCTGGGCGGTCTGGGCTACCTGTTCGCCGAGCATCTGGCTGGCAAGCACCCGGTCAATCTGATTTTGACCGGGCGCTCTGCGCTTGATGCTGCCAAACAGGCGAAGATTGAAGCGCTTGAAAAACGAGACAGCCACGTCTTCTATCTGCAAGCAGATGTCTGTGATCGCACGCGTATGGAGGAGGGGCTTGCAGAAGCCCGGTCAAGGTTCGGCCGTATTCACGGCGTCCTGCATGCTGCCGGCCTCGTCGGAGCCGAGAGCATTCTCGACAAGGATGACCGCAGGTTCCAGCAAGTGCTCGACCCGAAGGTTAGAGGAACGCTTCTGCTCGACGAGCTGCTGCAAGGAGAGCCGGAACTTGATTTTACCTGCTACTTCTCCTCTTCGTCGGCGATCATCGGAGACTTTGGCTCTTGCGACTATTCAATTTCCAACCGCTTCCAAATGTCCTATGGCGAGCTGCGCAAAGGGACAACATTCGTCATCAACTGGCCGCTTTGGAAAGCGGGGGGGATGCATTTTGAGAAGAAGGAAAACACGGAAGCCTACTTCAAGACCAGCGGTCAACGCTTCTTGGAAGTGGAAGAGGGCCTTGCGATTTTTGACCGCATTGTGTCGCAGAACCGCACTCAGCATCTTGTGATGGTCGGTCAGCCTAGTCGCATCGAACACATGCTGGGCCTCGCGAAGTCGGCGGTGCCCACTCCGGTGCCAGTGCATTCCGGCAGCAGCACCTCTTCAGGCAAGGGAAGACGTCCGGAGATGAAGGGATTGACGCTTGAACAGTGTGTGGAGTGGGATCTCAAGGAGCAGATCAGCTCCGTTCTCAAAATTCCGCCCACCAAATTGAATGTCGATGAAATATTGGCCGATTTTGGATTTGATTCAATCAGCTTGGCCGAGTTTGCCGGTTTTCTGTCGCAACGCTACAGCATTGCCGTGACACCCGCCTTGTTCTTTGATCATTCCACAATCAGAGCTATAACCCAGTTTTATGCGGCCACGCATGGGGAGGCCCTGCGCGACTTCTATCAAGAGCAAGTCGAATCCGCAGTAGCGATTGCGGCAGCACCTGTCACTCCAATCGTCAGCAGCCTGTCCAAGCGCCCTTCGCGCAATAAGATCGACAAGGCTCGATTCGCCGCCGGAGCAGCCGTGTGCAGTGGGCAGGAACCGATTGCGATTGTCGGGATCAGCGGCAAATTCCCGCAGGCGAGCAACGTGCAGGAGCTATGGAAAAACATCCGAGATGGGAAGGAAGCAATCACGGTTGTCCCGTCTGAACGCTGGGACTGGCGGGAAGAGAAGGGGACGGGCAAATGGGGCGGATTTGTCCCGGACGTTGACCGCTTCGATCCCTTGTTTTTTAAAATCTCGCCCAAAGAGGCGGAGTACATTGATCCGAAGCAGCGCATGTTCCTGCAGGAAGCATGGCATGCACTGGAGGATGCCGGCTATATGGGTGAGTGCATTCGTGGAGCCGCCTGCGGCGTCTATGTCGGGGTGGAAGAGGGCGAGTACGGGTTTTTGGCCGGAGAGGACAGTCCGCTGAACAGTAACCAGAACGCCACGCTCGCGGCCCGCATCTCCTATGCGCTCAACCTCAAGGGCCCGAACATGGCGATCACCGCCGCCTGCTCGTCCGGACTCGTCGCGATTCACCAAGCCTGCCAAGCTCTGCGCCAAGGCGAATGCGACATGGCGCTAGCCGGCGGTGTCAGCCTGTTGATCTCGCCAGTGATCCACAACGGCATGGGCAAGCTCGACATGCTCTCCCCGGATGGCACCTGCTTTGTGTTTGACGGGCGTGCAAATGGTCTGGTGCCGAGCGAAGCGGTAGCTGTCGTCGTACTCAAACCGCTGAGCAAAGCGCTGGAGGATGGTGATCAAATCTACGGCTGCATTAAGGGCAGCGCTGTCAATTATGATGGCCAGACGAACGGCATCACCGCGCCGAGCCCTGCGAGCCAAGCTGAGCTGCTTCATCAAGTCTACAAGCGCTTCGGCATCAACCCGGCTGACATCCAATATGTGCTCTCTCACAGCGTCGGTTCCCGATTGGGAGACCCCTTAGAGGTACAGGCGCTCATTAACGCTTTTCGCAGACACACCGATCAATCGCAATATTGTGCGCTCGGCTCGATCAAGCCGTTGATCGGGCATACATTCGCTGCATCCGGCGTCGTCAGCTTGATCTCTATGCTGATGGCGATGAAAGAGAAGATAATTCCGGCTTTGCACAACTATGAGTCAAGCAACGACTACATCAACCTGACAGACACCCCGTTTGTGATTTATACCAAGAACAGATCATGGACCACGGCCGATGAGCGCCCGCGCCTCGGTGCAGTCAGCACAACTGGCATCAGCGGCACAAACGCGCATCTTGTGGTCGAAGAATACATCCCGGCAAAGCCAGAGGGGGTCGATCACGAACCGACAGATGCGCCGCAGATCATCGTCCTCTCCGCGAAAAATCGCGAGCGTCTTGCCGACGTTGCCGCACAACTGCTGGCGTTCCTCGAAGCCGATGACAGCTTGAAGCTGCATGACATCGCGCACACGCTGCAAGTCGGCCGAGACGAGATGGAGGCGCGACTTGCGATGGTGGCACAAAGCTGCGACGAGATGATGCAAGGTTTGCGAGGCTATTTGAAAAAAGGCGACGCTCCTATCGCGCTCTATCTCGGCGACCTGAACGAGTCTCATTCCGAGCTCCATGATATTTTGGCCGTGATCAATGGAGAGAGCGTTCTTCGAGCCTTGCTGGCAGAGGGTAATCTTGGAAAGCTAGCTCTGTTCTGGGCGAAAGGTGGCAAAATTCCTTGGGAGGCGCTGCAAGGCAGAGCGTCCGCCCGTCGCATCTCCTTGCCAACCTATCCGTTTGAGCGCCGCCGCTGCTGGCTGACCGCCCCGGCAATAGCAAGAAGAGCGCTGACAACGCAGAGTCTGCCAGCAGTTGCTGCAGCTTCTGCTTCCGGGGCGGTTCCCGGCTCGGAGGAACAGGCCCCCGCCATTGCGGAGGATCTGCGGGAGCGAGTCATCGGCATAATTTCCGAACTCGTGGGGCTCACGCCTGCGGAGCTTAAGGTGGACAAGCCGCTCGACCACTACGGGTTCGACTCGATTCTGTTCATGCAGTTGCTGCAGCAAATACAAACGCAAATCGACCCGTCCTTCTCCTTCGTCAAGCTGAGCGAATGCAAATCAATGGAAGATCTGATGCGGGAGCTGGTCCCCAATGGGGTGACCAAGGCGCAGCCGAAAGCGGAAATTGTGAGCCAGACTATTGCAACGACGCAAGCACCGCTTGCAGCACCGCCGGCCCACAAGCCTGTGCAGACCAGCTTGTCGCAGTTCCCGGAGCTTGTCCTGCTGAACCAAGCTACGGAAGGCTGTCCGATTTTCTGGATGCACGGGACGGCAGGCGGCGTCGGCATTTACTCGATGATCGCCAAAGTGAGCAGCAGACCCTTCTACGGCATTAAAGCGCGTGGGTGGATGAGCAACCGTGCCCCGATTCGAGGCATATACGCGATGTCCGCGTACTACGTGCACATCATTCAAAGCGTGCAGCCAGAAGGGCCGTATGATCTCGGCGGCTATTCGCTCGGCGGACTCCTCG